In Chroicocephalus ridibundus chromosome 4, bChrRid1.1, whole genome shotgun sequence, one genomic interval encodes:
- the LOC134514353 gene encoding cytosolic phospholipase A2 epsilon-like has product MGSNLSSNETFTGTSAPVERTRPVSPFNLLTVKILRVRNVRKADVLTLSDCYVTLWLPTASSEKVRTRTIRNSKNPVWNEAFCYKIDRRVKNVLELKVCDEDTITRDDELCTVLFDIDKLTVGRTVRVKFQLNPLAREELEVEFTLQNTLDYPDGIVTNGVLVAREVSCLEVRVDTGNLPQQSTNQELTFTVKGSHEGSQKISLDSDSSLRIIVFHCIINEQTRLDVTLPEELADKNETEKSGILSFPLNSLPLQKEVIVEEDHSFHLCLTARKCSGNLDVRLGFNLCTEEQEFLRKRKKYVAAALKKILHLEEDLKEHEVPVVAITTTGGGTRSLTAMYGSLLGLQKLNLLDCISYIGGLSGTTWTMANLYEDANWSQKYLEDAINEARKHVTKSKICCFSLDCLKYYYNDLMERTKEGHNTSFIDLWGLVIESMLHDKKDEHRLSDQRQAVDNGQNPLPIYVAINLKSSYSAQAFREWLEFTPYEVGLLKYGASIRAEHFGSEFFMGRLVKRLSEARICYMQGMWSSIFSIDVMYVWNLATDSEDFWCRWTRDKVNDIAEEPFLSMNPYEVDTCLFTPSSALSSALRDVLTGRPTIAQYPNFIRGFQMHSKYLESEGFSTWKDTVIDSFPNKLMETANDELSLVDTGFFINTSYPPLLRSKREVDVILHLNYSGGSQTLPLDQIAKYISGQGIPFPKIEISEEDRENLKECYVFEDADSPQAPTVLFFPLVNDTFKKYKAPGVERTPEEMAEGKVDVSTILSPFTTREVCFSEENFDKLVKLTDYNVLNNEKLIIQALRLAVARRKQRKY; this is encoded by the exons TCACCCTTTCAGATTGCTATGTGACACTGTGGCTGCCTACTGCCTCAAGTGAGAAGGTTCGGACAAGAACCATCAGGAACAGCAAAAACCCTGTCTGGAATGAAGCTTTCTGCTATAAAATCGACCGCCGAGTCAAG AATGTGCTGGAGCTAAAGGTCTGTGATGAAGACACAATCACCAGGGATGACGAGCTCTGCACAGTTCTCTTTGACATAGATAAACTCACTGTAGGACGTACGGTTCGAGTGAAGTTTCAGCTAAATCCACTG GCGCgtgaggagctggaggtggagTTCACACTGCAGAACAC CCTGGACTATCCCGATGGCATCGTTACCAATGGAGTACTAGTG GCACGCGAGGTTTCCTGTTTGGAGGTTAGAGTGGATACGGGGAACCTGCCGCAGCAATCCACAA ATCAGGAGCTTACATTTACAGTGAAAGGATCGCATGAAGGAAGCCAGAAGATTTCTCTGGACTCTGACTCCAGCCTTAGGATCATCGTGTTTCACTGCATTATAAATGAGCAGACAAGACTGGATGTCACATTACCAGAAGAG TTGgcagataaaaatgaaacagagaaatccgggatcctttctttccccctgaaTTCACTCCCTTTGCAGAAGGAAGTAATAGTAGAAGAG GATCATTCCTTTCACTTGTGCTTGACAGCAAGAAAATG ctcaggaaacctGGATGTGCGCTTGGGGTTTAACCTGTGCACGGAAGAGCAGGAGTTCTTgcggaaaaggaagaaatatgttgctgctgctctgaaaaagATTCTTCATTTGGAGGAAGATCTGAAAGAGCATGAG GTGCCTGTGGTGGCCATCACGACAACCGGAGGAGGGACGAGATCGCTGACAGCGATGTATGGCAGCCTGCTGGGTCTCCAGAAACTCAATCTCTTAGACTGCATTTCCTACATCGGTGGTTTATCGGGTACCACATG GACAATGGCAAACTTATATGAAGATGCTAATTGGTCACAAAAATATCTGGAGGATGCAATCAATGAAGCTCGCAAACATGTAACCAAATCCAagatctgctgtttttctttggatTGTCTTAAGTACTATTATAATGACCTGATGGAGAGGACTAAAGAAGGACATAACACTTCTTTCATAGACCTTTGGGGGCTTGTCATTGAATCCATGCTACATGATAAG aaagacGAGCATAGGCTCTCAGACCAACGGCAGGCTGTGGATAATGGTCAGAACCCGCTGCCCATCTATGTGGCCATCAACCTCAAGTCCAGCTATAGTGCTCAGGCGTTCAGAG AGTGGCTGGAGTTCACTCCTTATGAAGTTGGTCTCCTGAAATACGGAGCGTCTATTCGCGCAGAACATTTTGGAAGTGAATTCTTTATGGGAAGGCTAGTGAAGAGGCTCTCAGAGGCTCGGATCTGCTACATGCAAG GCATGTGGAGCAGTATATTTTCCATAGATGTGATGTATGTCTGGAATTTGGCTACTGATTCAGAGGACTTCTGGTGTAGATGGACCAGAGACAAAGTAAACGATATTG cagaagaaccctttctgtCCATGAATCCCTATGAGGTAGACACATGTCTGTTCACTCCCTCGAGcgccctctcctctgctctgcgaGATGTCCTAACAGGACGCCCAACCATTGCACAGTATCCCAATTTTATCAGAGGTTTCCAGATGCATAGCAAGTACCTGGAGAGTGAAGGATTTTCTACCTGGAAAG ACACAGTGATAGACTCCTTCCCAAATAAACTGATGGAAACAGCAAACGATGAACTCTCCCTTGTTGACACTGGGTTTTTCATCAATACCAGCTACCCACCACTTTTGAGATCAAAGAGGGAGGTGGATGTCATCCTGCATTTAAATTACAGTGGAGGGTCCCAGACACTG CCTCTGGATCAGATTGCAAAGTATATCTCAGGGCAAGGAATCCCATTTCCCAAAATTGAGATAAGTGAGGAAGACAGGGAAAACTTGAAGGAATGCTATGTGTTTGAAGATGCTGATAGTCCACAAGCTCCAACAGTGCTCTTTTTCCCCTTAGTAAATGACACCTTCAAGAAATATAAAGCTCCTG GTGTGGAAAGGACTCCCGAAGAGATGGCTGAAGGCAAAGTTGATGTCTCCACTATCCTCTCCCCATTTACGACAAGGGAGGTGTGTTTCAGTGAAGAGAATTTTGACAAACTGGTGAAACTGACTGATTACAATGTCCTGAATAATGAGAAGTTGATAATTCAGGCCTTACGCTTGGCAGTGGCACGGAGGAAGCAGCGGAAATATTAG